A window from Primulina eburnea isolate SZY01 chromosome 2, ASM2296580v1, whole genome shotgun sequence encodes these proteins:
- the LOC140824470 gene encoding cytochrome P450 704C1-like: protein MGSLLLFVSSVAFLVISSFATKSYLLTFLGLPFYVILGFIVSSIIFYIGEVASGAGRPPVAGHMLNQLIHFKRLFDYQIPLARKHHTFRLLADSHSEIYTVDPDNVEHILKTNFRNYCKGDHHCDIMKDLFGDGIFAVDGDKWRYQRKLASYEFSTKVLRDFSSDVFRSNAAKFVNKIGEDTRVELQDLLMKTTMDSMFKVGFGVDLNTLSGSDETSNQFIKAFDDSNVIIYWRYVDVLWRIKRSLNIGLERNLKNNIKIIDSFVYKLIQRKRDQMKTEQGSKEDILSRFLKSEEENMSDKYLRDIILSFIIAGKDTSANTLTWFFYMISKHPVIQEKVAMEVKLATDIEAADGLSVDEFIFKLTDSAIDKMQYLHSALTETLRLYPAVPLDGKFASEDDILPDGNKIKKGDGVAYMPYAMGRMTHIWGEDAEEFRPERWLQNGVFQAESPFKFTAFQAGPRICLGKEFAYRQMKILAATLLFLFKFKLVDGDEDATYRTMFTLHKDKGLNLHAVRR, encoded by the exons ATGGGCAGTCTTCTTCTTTTTGTTTCATCAGTTGCCTTTCTTGTAATAAGTTCCTTTGCTACAAAATCTTACCTACTAACATTTCTCGGGTTGCCGTTCTACGTTATCTTGGGATTCATTGTATCATCAATAATCTTTTATATTGGAGAAGTGGCATCTGGTGCCGGTCGACCCCCGGTGGCTGGACATATGCTGAATCAACTCATACACTTCAAAAGACTTTTCGATTATCAAATTCCTCTGGCCAGGAAGCACCACACTTTCCGTTTGCTCGCAGACTCACATAGTGAGATATACACCGTTGATCCGGATAATGTGGAGCACATCTTGAAAACCAATTTCCGCAACTATTGCAAG GGGGATCACCATTGTGACATAATGAAAGATCTATTCGGGGATGGAATATTTGCCGTGGATGGAGACAAATGGCGTTACCAGAGAAAACTTGCAAGCTACGAGTTCTCAACCAAAGTGCTCAGAGATTTTAGCAGCGATGTTTTTCGCTCTAATGCTGCTAAATTTGTTAACAAGATTGGTGAAGATACCCGAGTTGAATTACAG GATTTGTTGATGAAGACAACAATGGACTCGATGTTTAAGGTGGGATTTGGTGTAGATCTCAACACCCTGTCGGGTTCGGATGAAACGAGCAACCAATTTATTAAAGCTTTCGACGATTCCAATGTTATCATATACTGGAGATACGTTGATGTTCTGTGGAGAATCAAAAGATCTCTTAACATTGGCTTGGAAAGAAAtctcaagaataacatcaagaTCATTGACAGTTTTGTTTACAAACTGATCCAACGCAAACGAGACCAGATGAAAACTGAACAG GGTTCAAAAGAAGACATACTGTCGAGATTTCTCAAGAGTGAAGAAGAAAACATGAGCGACAAATATCTGAGAGACATAATTCTGAGTTTCATAATAGCGGGAAAGGACACTTCTGCAAACACACTTACTTGGTTCTTTTACATGATAAGCAAGCATCCCGTGATTCAAGAAAAGGTGGCTATGGAAGTGAAGTTAGCCACTGATATTGAGGCAGCTGATGGATTATCTGTCGATGAATTCATATTCAAATTAACCGACTCCGCCATTGACAAGATGCAATATCTACACTCAGCTCTTACAGAAACTCTCAGGCTTTATCCCGCTGTTCCTCTG GATGGGAAGTTTGCAAGTGAAGATGATATTCTTCCTGATGGGAACAAGATAAAGAAAGGAGATGGGGTGGCTTACATGCCGTATGCAATGGGAAGAATGACACATATTTGGGGAGAAGATGCTGAGGAATTCAGGCCTGAAAGATGGCTCCAAAATGGTGTTTTTCAAGCAGAAAGCCCTTTCAAATTCACTGCATTTCAG GCTGGGCCTCGAATTTGCTTGGGGAAGGAATTTGCTTACAGGCAAATGAAGATACTTGCCGCCACTCTTCTCTTCCTTTTCAAATTCAAACTTGTGGATGGAGACGAGGACGCTACTTATCGAACCATGTTTACGCTTCACAAGGATAAAGGGCTGAATTTGCATGCAGTTCGCCGCTGA